The Sporosarcina sp. 6E9 genome segment TCAATGCATATACTACTTTTACACCTGTGAAAAAAGGAAAGTATATAGTAAAAGCTCACCATGTGAACAACATTACAACAGTTCATGAATTCGATGTTAAATAAAGTTTCAAAGAATTTACTTGCAATTCATTTTGATTCGTCGTATACTCATCTCTAATAAGTATTTAAATGCATAGACAAGGACAATAATTGTTTCGTTAACCGCCAGAGAACGGGGACATTGAGGGAAAGATTGAATTGTATCTTTCCGAATTTGGCTGGAAGCCCTGTAGGTGTGACGCACAATTTACCACCTTTGAGCAGCATTGGCGAACTTACAGTAGCCAATGACGGATCCGGCCCGTTAGCCGAAGCAGAGCTTCTTTAATGGCAGAGTTTAATCTGTTCATTAAGAGAAGAAGGGTGGAACCACGAGCTAAAGCTTCGTCCCTTTCCAGGGATGGGGCTTTTTTTGTTTTTTAATTTAAAAGGAGTGTTTGAAAATGTCAAATGAAATTAAACTTCAATTTCCAGATGGAGCAGTAAAAGAATTTCCAAAAGGTACAACTACGGAAGAGGTCGCGGCATCAATTAGCCCAGGGCTTCGCAGAAATGCGCTTGCGGGAAAGTTAGACGGTACATTGATTGACTTTAAAACGCCAATTTCAACTGACGGAGAAATTGCGATTATTACACCTGAATCACCAGAAGCATTAGAAATTTTGCGCCATAGCTCGGCTCATGTTCTTGCACAAGCAGTAAAACGTCTATTTAAAGATGCAAAGTTCGGTGTGGGTCCAGTAATTGAAAATGGGTTTTACTATGATATCGACTCATCCGTTCCAATCACTGCAGATGACTTGCCAGAAATCGAAAAAGAAATGAAGAAAATCGTCAACGAAAATATTGAAATTGTTCGTCGTGATGTTTCACGTTCAGAAGCAATTGAACTATTTAAAGAAATTGGTGACGAGTACAAATTAGAGTTGATTGAAGCGATACCTGAAAATGAACAAGTATCAATTTATGAACAAGGTGACTTCGTTGATCTATGTCGCGGTGTGCACCTTCCGTCAACTGCAAAACTAAAAGAATTCAAGCTGCTAAGCATTGCCGGCGCATACTGGCGCGGTAATTCAGATAATAAAATGCTACAACGTATTTATGGAACTGCTTTTTTCAAAAAAGAAAATCTTAAGGCGCATTTGAAAATGCTTGAAGAGGCTAGAGAACGAGACCACCGAAAAATAGGTAGAGAACTTGACTTATTTATGAACTCACAAAAAGTTGGGCAAGGACTTCCAATGTGGTTGCCAAAAGGAGCGACTGTCCGTCGTATCATTGAACGTTATATCGTAGATAAAGAAGAAAGACTGGGTTATGATCATGTCTATACACCAGTTCTTGGTAGTTCCGAACTGTATAAAACAAGTGGTCACTGGGATCACTATCAAGATGATATGTTCCCGGTCATGAAGATGGATAATGAAGATTTAGTCCTTCGTCCGATGAACTGCCCGCATCATATGATGATTTATAAAAACGGGATTCATTCTTATCGAAACTTGCCACTGCGAATCGCAGAGCTTGGTACAATGCATCGTTATGAAATGTCAGGAGCACTTTCTGGATTACAACGTGTACGCGGAATGACATTGAATGATGCGCATCTTTTCGTTCGTCCGGATCAAATCCAAG includes the following:
- the thrS gene encoding threonine--tRNA ligase, producing the protein MSNEIKLQFPDGAVKEFPKGTTTEEVAASISPGLRRNALAGKLDGTLIDFKTPISTDGEIAIITPESPEALEILRHSSAHVLAQAVKRLFKDAKFGVGPVIENGFYYDIDSSVPITADDLPEIEKEMKKIVNENIEIVRRDVSRSEAIELFKEIGDEYKLELIEAIPENEQVSIYEQGDFVDLCRGVHLPSTAKLKEFKLLSIAGAYWRGNSDNKMLQRIYGTAFFKKENLKAHLKMLEEARERDHRKIGRELDLFMNSQKVGQGLPMWLPKGATVRRIIERYIVDKEERLGYDHVYTPVLGSSELYKTSGHWDHYQDDMFPVMKMDNEDLVLRPMNCPHHMMIYKNGIHSYRNLPLRIAELGTMHRYEMSGALSGLQRVRGMTLNDAHLFVRPDQIQDEFKKVVQLIIDVYKDFNITDYSFRVSYRDPEDTEKYFDDDAMWERAQEMLKEAMDELDVEYIEVEGEAAFYGPKLDVQVKTAIGMEETLSTVQLDFLLPERFDLTYIGEDGKQHRPVVIHRGVVGTMERFVAYLIEEYKGAFPTWLAPVQVQVIPVSPNAHFDYANDVREKLVEAGFRVALDERDEKIGYKIREAQMQKVPYMLVLGDKEIESGEVNVRKYGEKQSESMQFEDFIKIVSAEVSK